The genomic window CAGAGTCCATAGCCGTCATTCTTGCACCATGCTCGCTTGCCGCCGTTTCAAGAATAGCCTTGAAAAGCTGCGATGCCACATACTTGGGGATAAGACCATCCAGAATATTCACAGCTGAGGGCTCAAAAAGAAAGTCAGGATTTTCCAGAGAGTCAGACGTCTCATCAGCCTTGATCGGCAGAAGTCTTTCTACTGTGGGAATCTGAGTCATAGCTGATTGAAACTTTCCAAAAACGAGATAAACTTCATCGATGTCACCGTTCAGGTAAGCTTCAATGACTTTATCACTCAGTTCAAGAGCAACTGAATAACCCTTTCCCGGCGCGGCAGTTGTGTAGGAATCTTTTTCTGTAATACCCCTGCGCCTAAAATACTCAAGACCTTTTTTCCCATAAAAACTATAAATGACTTCCTTACCCGCAAACTGCTCTGCTACGAGTTTTTCAACATTCTTAATGAGGTTGGCATTAAATCCGCCACAAAGCCCACGATCAGAAGTAAAAAGAATAACACCCACCTTGTTGGCAGGCCTTACCTCGAGAAGCGGGCTGGAGCTTGAATCCACGCCGGAAGAGAGATTTTTCAAAACTTCCTGCATCTTTTCCGCATAGGGCCTTCCGGCCACGATAGATTCCTGCGCGCGTCTTAGCTTGGCGGCAGAAACCATTTTCATCGCCTTTGTAATCTGGCTCGTATTTTTAAGCGAACCGATTCTTTTTTTAATCTCTTTAAGATTGGCCATCTTTTATCAACCCTTACTATTCAGCAAATAT from Deltaproteobacteria bacterium includes these protein-coding regions:
- the atpG gene encoding ATP synthase F1 subunit gamma, producing MANLKEIKKRIGSLKNTSQITKAMKMVSAAKLRRAQESIVAGRPYAEKMQEVLKNLSSGVDSSSSPLLEVRPANKVGVILFTSDRGLCGGFNANLIKNVEKLVAEQFAGKEVIYSFYGKKGLEYFRRRGITEKDSYTTAAPGKGYSVALELSDKVIEAYLNGDIDEVYLVFGKFQSAMTQIPTVERLLPIKADETSDSLENPDFLFEPSAVNILDGLIPKYVASQLFKAILETAASEHGARMTAMDSASNNAKDMIGRLTIQYNRARQAAITTELMDIINGAQSVS